A window from Populus trichocarpa isolate Nisqually-1 chromosome 3, P.trichocarpa_v4.1, whole genome shotgun sequence encodes these proteins:
- the LOC7461936 gene encoding auxin-responsive protein IAA18 gives MEGCSKNVEACPQLLDLIPKEREWLGKGEDERSSSEDRKLELRLGPPGEDWSLKSTSNRERRERHKSQLLSFGYFTNGNQQTHKFPSSAENSHVWFNKKQQGKVPPSYLNFPSSSTPPTATATQQSLPVMDKESSQPCCTKVVVELPQCAEKKAFSTPAPANTAVPNSSQKRIAPGPVVGWPPIRSFRKNLATSSGSNSKPTFESQNKPAGTCKKGLFVKINMEGVPIGRKVDLKAYDSYEKLSTAVDELFRGLLAAQRDSSCNGIMNKQEGEKAIMGVLDGSGEYKLVYEDNEGDRMLVGDVPWHMFVSTVKRLRVLKSSEVSALNLGSSKHEKVPV, from the exons ATGGAAGGTTGTTCGAAGAACGTCGAGGCATGTCCTCAGTTACTGGATTTGATTCCCAAAGAAAGAGAGTGGCTTGGTAAGGGAGAAGATGAAAGATCCTCCTCGGAAGACAGAAAGCTTGAACTAAGGCTTGGTCCACCTGGTGAAGACTGGTCTCTCAAAAGCACCAGCAATAGAGAAAGACGAGAAAGACACAAGTCTCAACTTCTCTCTTTTGGGTATTTCACCAATGGAAACCAACAAACTCACAAGTTTCCTTCTTCGGCTGAGAATTCACATGTttggtttaataaaaaacaacaggGAAAGGTTCCTCCTTCGTATCTCAATTTTCCATCATCATCCACACCACCAACAGCAACTGCAACCCAACAGAGCCTGCCTGTTATGGACAAGGAATCCTCACAGCCCTGTTGCACTAAAGTGGTAGTAGAGTTGCCGCAGTGTGCAGAAAAGAAGGCATTTTCAACACCAGCTCCTGCCAATACAGCTGTTCCCAACAGCTCTCAGAAAAG AATTGCACCTGGTCCAGTAGTTGGTTGGCCTCCAATTCGGTCTTTCAGGAAGAATCTTGCAACCAGCAGCGGCAGCAATTCAAAACCAACCTTTGAGTCTCAAAATAAACCAGCTGGAACTTGCAAGAAGGGGTTATTTGTCAAGATCAATATGGAAGGTGTCCCCATAGGAAGGAAAGTGGACCTCAAAGCCTATGATAGCTATGAAAAACTCTCAACTGCTGTTGATGAACTCTTTAGAGGCCTTCTTGCAG CTCAAAGAGATTCCTCTTGTAATGGAATCATGAACAAGCAAGAGGGAGAGAAAGCAATTATGGGTGTATTGGACGGAAGTGGGGAATATAAGCTTGTTTATGAGGATAATGAAGGAGACAGGATGCTTGTTGGGGATGTCCCATGGCA CATGTTTGTTTCCACAGTGAAGAGGCTGCGTGTATTAAAGAGCTCTGAAGTTTCTGCACTGAACC TTGGAAGCAGCAAGCACGAGAAGGTGCCCGTGTGA